The sequence below is a genomic window from Deinococcus terrestris.
AGTGCCCGCGCCGAGAGCGCTCCTGTCAGCCCGAAAGCCAGCGTCACGCTCAGCAGCGCCCCCAGCCCGCCTACCAGCGCCCGCACCAGCGGCTGCCCCGGCGGCACCAGCGCGAGCACCACGCTCAGCACCCCGCGGGCCAGCAGCGCCCCCAGCGCCAGGCCCGCCAGCGTGGCCAGGGCCAGCCGCCCGACTTGAAAGGAAGTGGGCGGACGGGGCAGCAGGCGCATGGGAATTCAGGATAGGGGAGAGGCCGCGCCCTACCGCCGCGCCTCCACCCCCAGCCGCGCCGCCCCCAGTCCGCCGTAGCCCACCTCGTCGGCGGGGGGATGGGTCAGTCCGGCCCGCGCGTCGCGCAGCAGGCGCTCGAGCCCCAGCGTGGGCAGCAGCGCCGCCCCGCCCGCCGTCCGCACCGCGAGGTCGCCAGCGGCCACGGCCGCGTTCGTCGCGTGGACCTTGGCCGCGCCCAGGAGGGGCACCGCTTCCGGCCCCGGCGCGGCGTCCCAGGCCCGCGCCGCTTCCGTGAGCAGGGCGCGCGAGGCCGTCAGCTCCGCCGCCATCCGGCCCACCGTCTCCTGCACGCGGGGCAGGGTGGCGATGGGTGCCCCCAGCGCGGTCGGCACCCGTTCCCGTGCATAGGCCGTCAGCGTCTCCAGCGCCGCGAAACCCACCCCCAGGTAGGTCGCGGCAAGGGCTGTCCAGAACCACGCGCTGCTCGCGGGGTGGGTCGGGGTCGGCGGGGCCACGTGCTCGGCGGCCACCCACACTCCGTCAAAAGTCACGTCATGGCTCCCACTTCCGCGCAGGGCGAGCGCCCCCACCCAGGTCGGCTCCACGGCCACGCCGGGAGCGTCCATCGGCACCAACAACCGGGCGACCTCCCCGGCGGGGGTGGCCGCGCTCACGACCGCCAGCCCCAGCCCCCGCGCTCCGGTGGCCCAGGTCTTGCGCCCGGTGACCCGCCAGCCGTCCCCGTCCGGCACCGCCGCCGTGCGCGGCAGGCCCCCCCGAGACGGGCTGCCCAGTTCCGGCTCACTCGCCAGCGCGTTCACCAGCCGCCCCTCTACGCTCGCCCCCGCCAGCGCCGTCAGCATCGGTTCGGGCAGGGTTCGCCCCTGAAAGGCCGCTCCCACCACATGCGTGTGCATCGCCAGCACCAGCGCGAGCGCGGCGCCCGCCTCGCCCAGCCGCCGCTGCGCCTCGGCGTACTGCTCCAGGGTGGCCCCCAGCCCCCCGGCCTCACGCGGCAGGGTCAGCCGGGTGTAGCCGCTTGCCCGCAGCGCCGCCCCCGCCTCCGGGGTCACGTCCCCGGCCGCCTCGCAGGCGTCGGCGTGAGCACGGATGGCCGCCTCTGCCCGCGCGGTGACGGCTTCGAGGTCGGCGGGAAGGGCAGTGGTGGGCAACATGGCCCGCAGGGTAGGGCATCGCCGTTTCCCAGATGCCCCCTCGTCAGTTCGTGCAAAACAGAATACAATGGTTGAACTATGCCCCAATCCCCCCGCGACGCGGCCCGCGCCGACATCCTGTCCCGCTTCCTGCCGAGCGTGGACCGCGACGTGAGCGGTCTGGCGGCGGCCCACTGCGAGGAACGTCGCCTGACCGCTCCCGGCGGCTTTCCCGCCACCACCCTCTGTCTGGGCAGTCACGTGGCCGTGACCCGGCTGATCTGGGAAACCTTCGCGCCTGGCTGGGACGACGTGGTGTACGTCTACGACGGCACGCGCGGCGAGCAGACCCGCTACCTGGGGGCCAAACTGCACCTCACGGTCGCTCTGGCGGTGTCCGGGGACGAGCCCACGCCGGGCGTGCAGGCCGCGCTGGAGGCGGCGCGGCGGGCACTGTCCGAGTTGTGGCGGGTGTGGGCGGGCTACCAGGCGACCACGACCGACGCCCTCTCGCTGGCCGTGACCGAGTTCGAGGACGTGCGCTAGCCCCGCGTCCTCGCCGCGCTACCCTGGGGCACTCCAATTTCCGAGGTGCCTCCCATGTCCCAGCCCATCCTCCCCAACACCTTCCGTGCCCTGCGGGCCGTCAAGGACGACGCGGGCGTCCGCGCCGAGTTCCAGACCCTCACCCCCGACGACCTGCCCCCCGGCGATACGGTGGTCCGGGTCACCCACTCCAGCCTCAACTACAAGGATGGGCTGGCGGTGGCTGGTCGCCCCGGCGTCCTGAAGGCCTATCCCATGACCCCCGGCATCGACCTGGCGGGCGAGGTCGTCTCCGACGAGACGGGCACCTACGTCCCCGGTCAGGGCGTGCTTCTGACCGGCTGGGGAATCGGTGAACGGCAGGACGGCGGCTACGCCGAATACGCCCGCGTCCGCTCCGAGTGGCTGGTGCCGCTGCCCCCCGGCACGGACGCCCACTGGGCCATGAGCGTGGGCACGGCGGGCTTCACGGCGATGCTGGCGGTGATGGCGCTGGAGGAGCATGGGGTCACCCCCGACCGGGGCGAGGTGCTTGTCACGGGGGCGGCGGGGGGCGTGGGCAGCACGGCAGTCACGCTCCTCGCGGCGGCGGGCTTCACGGTGACGGCCAGCACCGGGCGCGTGCAGGAGGAGGGCTATCTGCGCTCGCTGGGTGCGGCGAACGTCATCGGCCGTGACGAGGTGCCCGCGCTGAAGCGCCCCCTGGAAAAGGAACGTTGGGCCGGGGTCGTGGACTCGGTGGGCGGCGAGACGCTCGCGGGGGCCATCGCGGCCACGCGGACCCACGGGGCGGTCGCGGCCTGCGGGCTGGCGGGGGGCAGCGGCCTGTCCACGACCGTCTTCCCCTTCATTCTGCGCGGGGTGGCCCTCCTGGGCATCGACTCGGTGACCTGCCCCATGCCGAGGCGCCAGGCGGCCTGGGAGCGGCTGGCCCGTGACCTCCCCGCCGCCAGACTCGCGGACGTGACCCAGGTGCGGTCCCTCTCGGACGTCCCCGCCCTGGCCGAGCGGATTCTGGCCGGGCAGGTGCGCGGGCGAACGGTGATTGCGGTCACCCAGCAGAAGATCGGATGAGGTGGGGTGCGACGTGCCTCTCTGTGTCCGCCGGGATGTACTAGGCTGGGGTCCATGAGACAACTCGGTGCGCTGGCGGCCCTCTCCCTTCTGCTCGCCTCCTGCGGGAGCGGCCCCGAGCGCGTGCCGGACAACGCACCCCCCGAAACCACGGTCTCGGGCCGCATCCAGACCTGGCAGAGCGGCAGCACAGGAACGGTGACCCTGGCTGGGACAGTGCCCCTGGTGCCGCTGGCGAGTGCCCCGGTGGATACAACGGGCAAGTTCGCCCTCACGGTGCCCACCGGGGCGCTCGTGGACGCCCAGACCCGCTCCATCCCCGAGACGCTGGAACAGGGCCTCTCCGACCTGAACTGCACGTCTGACGGGCTGACGGTGGGCGATCCGGCGGCCCGTGGGCTCCTGTTCTTCACCCTGCGGGCCGAGGGGGGCGGGGCGGGGGCGCGGGAGGTGGTGGCCGCGAGCGTGACCAAGGGACTGATCTCCCGGACCATCGACGCCCGCGCGTGGCTGTACGTGGACCGGGCGACCACCCTGGGGGGTAAGGTGAATTGCCGCCTCGAGGGCTTTGACGTGCCTGTCACGCTGGACGTGAGCGCTGTCACAGGCTGGAACATGCTGAGTCTCTCCGTGACGGCCGGGGTGGGCTTCGGCGGCTTCGGCGTGACGGGCAAGGTAAGCCGCACACTGACCGACCTGAACACCTGGCTTACCCTCGACGAAGTGGGGCAGGCCCTGAGGTAAGAACCCCCGCGCCCACGGGTCCGGCGCGGCCAGTCCGCTGGATGCCCGGCGAGCTCCCTCCTCCCGCGCTGCGCCGCTCGCTGCGGAACAGGACGCGGGCGGCAAGTCTGGGCGCGGCGTGCGGATATGGCAGGGGCGAGCCCGGGGGGACGGTCCTGGTTCATGCTCTACCCTCTCCCCATGCCCGACTTTCCCGCGCCCACCGTGGGCCGTTTCGCCCCCAGCCCCACGGGCGCGATGCACCTGGGCAACGCGCGGACAGCCCTGCTCGCGTGGCTGCACTCGCGGGCGCTGGGCGGGCGGCACCTGCTGAGGTTCGAGGACCTCGACACCGGGCGGGTGCGGCCCTGGGCCTTCGGCGTGACCCGGCGCGACCTGGAGTGGCTGGGCCTGGACTGGGACGCCGAATACGTGCAGTCGCAGCGGCTGGACGTGTATGCCGACGCCCTGGCCCGGCTCACGGCGGCGGGGGAGACGTATCCCTGCACCTGCACCCGCCGCGAGATCGCTCAGGCCATTCAGGAGAGCGCGGGAGCGCCGCACGGCACGGAGCCGGTCTATCCGGGCCTCTGCCGCACGCATCCCCCCGATCCGGGTCGCCCCGCCGCCCGGCGCTGGCGTGTTCCCGACCAGACGGTGTGCGTGCGAGACGCCTTCACCGGGGAAACGCTGTGCCAGCACCTTCCCACCGAGGTGGGCGACTTCGTGCTGCGGCGCAATGACGGCGTGTATGCCTATCACCTCGCCGTGGTGGTGGACGACGCGGCGACCGGCGTGACGGACGTGGTGCGCGGGCTGGACCTGTGGACGGCGACGCCCCGGCAGGTCGCCTTGCAGAGGGCGCTGGGCTTCCTCACGCCCAGATACCTCCACGTCCCGCTGATGACCGACTTCCGGGGCGAGCGCCTCGCCAAGCGGGGTGGAGCGCCCCCGGTGCAGGCCCTGCGCGAGGAGGGAGAGGAGGCCGGACGGGTCCTCGCCACGCTGGCCCGTTCGCTGGGCTGGGAGGTGCCAGAGACGGTGACGGCGCGGGAACTCCTCCCCCTCTGGCGGCGAACTCTGGAGGAGGCTGGATGGTCGCTTTCCTCACAAAGTTAGACCGGTTGTCTAAGTTTCCCGAACTGTCGTGGGTCGGAGCGGACTACCCTGGGCATCATGTCCATGTTTCTCCCGGCCTACCCGCAGCCTGACGCGCGGGGCCGCTTCGGGCGCTTCGGCGGGCGGTACGTCCCCGAGACGCTGATTCCGGCCCTGGACGAACTGGAGGAGGCCTACCTCGACGCCAAGCGGGACCCCGAGTTCCTGAACGAGCTGGAGCGGCTGCTGCGCGAGTTCGTGGGCCGCCCCAGTCCGCTGTACCTCGCCCAGCGCCTGACCGAGCACGCGGGCGGCGCGAAGATTTACCTCAAGCGCGAGGACCTCAACCACACGGGCGCCCACAAGATCAACAACTGCCTCGCGCAGGCCCTCCTCGCCGTGCGGATGGGCAAGCGGCGGGTCATCGCGGAGACGGGCGCCGGGCAGCACGGGGTCGCCTCCGCCACCGCCGCCGCGCTGCTGGGCCTGGAGTGCATCGTGTATATGGGCGCGGAGGACATCCGCCGCCAGGCCCTGAACGTCTTCCGGATGAAGTTGCTGGGCGCCGAGGTCCGCGAGGTCACCTCCGGCACTGCCACCCTCAAGGACGCCACCAACGAGGCGATCCGCGACTGGGTGACGAACGTGCGCGACACCTTCTACATCCTGGGCAGCGTGGTGGGGCCGCACCCGTACCCGGCGATGGTGCGCGACTTTCAGGCCGTGATCGGGGAGGAGGTCAAGGTGCAGTTGGAAGCGGTCGAGGGCCGCCCCGCTCCCGACGCCGTCGTCGCCTGCGTGGGCGGCGGGTCCAACGCCATCGGCATCTTCGCCCCTTATGCCTATCTGCCGGAAGAGGAGCGCCCCCGCCTGATCGGCACCGAGGCCGCCGGGGAGGGCGTGGAGAGCGGCAAGCACGCCGCTTCCGTCGCGGGGGGGCGCATCGGCGTGCTGCACGGTTCGATGATGTACCTCCTCAACGACGACGAGGGCCAGATCGTCGCGGCCCACTCGGTCAGCGCGGGGCTGGATTACCCCGGCATCGGGCCGGAGCACTGCCATTACTCGGAAACCGGGGTGGCCGAATACGTCCCCGTCACCGACGCGCAGGCGCTCGAAGCCCTGCAACTCCTCACCCGGCTGGAGGGCATCATCCCCGCGCTGGAAAGTGCCCACGCGATCTATCACGCGGTGCAGCTTGCCCCCGAGCTGGGACCGGACGGGATCATCGTGGTCAACCTCTCCGGGCGCGGCGACAAGGACGTGGCCGAGGTGATGCGCCTGCTGGAACAGGAGCGGGACGCGGGCCTGCTGGACAGGGACCCCGAGCAACTCATCGCGGAGGTGCTGGCATGACCGCCACGTTGACGAGGGGCGCCGAGCGCCTCCACGCCGCCTTTGCTGGCGCGAAGGCCGAGAACCGCGCCGCCTTTATCCCCTTCATGACGGGCGGATTTCCCAGCGCCGCCGGGTTCCCGGCGGTGGCCGACGCGCTGCTCGCGCACGCGGACATCCTCGAAGTCGGAATTCCCTACTCCGATCCCCTGGGGGACGGCCCCACCATCCAGCGGGCCTCCGAGCAGGCGCTCGCGGGCGGCACGAGCACCCGGCGCACGCTGGCGCTCATCCGTGACCTGCGGGCGCGGCACGGCACGCCCATCGTCGTGATGACCTACGTGAACCCCATCTACGCGGTCGGCCCGCGCGAGTTCATGCGGCTCGCGCAGGAGGCGGGGGTGGACGGCCTGATTCTCCCCGACCTCCCGCCCGATCAGGACCTCGAAATCGCGGACCTCGCTGCCGAGCACGGGCTGGCGGTCACTTTCCTGATTGCGCCGACGAGCACGCCCGAGCGGGTGAAGCTGGTGGCGGAGGCGTGCACGGGCTTCCTGTACGCGGTGTCCGTTACCGGGGTCACCGGGACGCGGGAGGGGTCGGCGCTGTCTGAGGTGCCCGCAATGCTGGTCCTGGCCCGGCAGCACGCACGGGTGCCCGTCGCGGTGGGCTTCGGCGTCAAGGACGCGGCGACCGCCCGGCAGGTCGCCTCAGTCGCGGACGGGGTGGTGGTGGGCAGCGCTTTCATCCATGCGGTGCGGGACGGGCAGGACGTGGGGGCGCTCGCGGCCGAGATCGCGGCGGGGTGCGGGCGGTAGTCCCGATATTCCTGGCTGCGCCCCCCCGGCACCGTGCCAGGGGGGGCGCACTTTTTGCCGCCCATGTCGGTTTTTTGTCAGACAGCAGCGAGAGGGGGTCGTTACCCTGGGGACGATGCGTCTGGCCCCCCTCCTCCTTCTGCCCCAGCTTCCGGTGTGGATCTTGCTGGCGGTGGCGGGCGTGCAGCTCTCGGCGGCGGTGGATGCCCGCACGCAGGCCACGGCGGAAGCGGCACACTCGCGCGAGCAACTGTCCCGGATGGAGGCGGCGCTGCGGCTGACGCTCGACCTCGAAACGGGGGTGCGCGGGTACGTGATCACCGGGCAATCCGCGTTCCTGACCCCCTACCGGGAGGCGACCGCTGTCCTGCCGGGGGTGCTGGCGACCCTGCGCGAGGGGACCGCCGCGCAGCCCACCCCCGACCGCCCGGCGCAGCTCGCCCGCCTCAGCCGCATCGAGACGTTGCTGGAACGTTGGCAGGCCAGGGTGGGCCGCCCCGAGATCGCGGTACGCGGGCGCTCGGCGCAGGAAGCGGCCGCACTCGTGGCGCGGGGCACGGGCAAGCGCCTGATTGACGCGGTGCGGGCCGAGGCCGCCGCGTTTACCCGCACCGAGGGCACCCGGCTGCGCGAACAGGAGGCGGCGGCGCTGGCCCGATTGCAGGACCTGCGGCGCACCCTGCTGGAATACGGGACCGCGGTGATCGCCCTGTCGGTCCTCAGCGGGCTGCTCGCATCGGCGCTGATCTCGCGCAGCTACCGCCGGGTCAGCCTCGCGGCCGAGCGCCTCGCGCGGGGCGAGGGCGGCGTGCGCCTCTCCGACCGGGGACCGCAGGAAGTCCGCTCGCTCTCGGCGGCCTTCAACCGCATGAGTGAACAGCTCGGAGCCGCGCAGCAGGAGGCGCAGGGCCGCGCCGCTGACCTCGCTGCCCAGAACGCGCGGATGGGGGCGCTGGGCGACCTCAGCGACTGGCTGCAAGCGGCGCGGGGCCTGGAGGAAGGCGGGCAGATCCTGGCCCGCGCCCTGCCCACGCTGCTGCCCGGCACGCGCGGCTCGCTCGCCACCCACAACGCCTCGCGCAACCTGCTCGTGCCGCTGCTGACCTGGGGGGAGGAGGTGGCCTCCGGCGGCGCCCCCGACGGCTGCTGGGCGCTGCGCCGGGGCGAGACCCGCTGGCCGCAGGACTCGGGGTTCGCGCCCGCGTGTCTGGCCGGGCCAGGGGGCGGCGGGTACGTCTGCGTCCCCCTCTTCTCGCACGGGGAGACGCTGGGCATCCTGCGGGTGCGTCCCGAGGCCGACGGGCATCCCCTCCCCGCCGACCTGCGGGAGACGCTGCCCGCCGTGGCGCGGCAGGTGGCCCTCGCCCTCGCCGGATTGCGACTTCAGGAGCGGCTGCACCAGCAGGCCATCCGTGATCCCCTCACCGGGCTGTTCAACCGCCGTCACCTCGAAGACGCACTCGCCTCGGCTGGGGCACACGCCGCCGCCACGGATGAGCCGCTCTCGCTGATCGCCCTGGACGTGGACCATTTCAAGCGCTTCAACGACACCTTCGGGCACGAGGCGGGAGACGCCGTGCTCGTGCGGGTCGGGGCCGCCCTGCGCGACCTCGCCCCCCCCAGCGCGGTGCCCGCCCGGCCCGGCGGGGAGGAGTTCACCCTGCTGCTGCCGGGGCTGGACACGGGGGCGGCAGCGGCCCTCGCCGAGCGCCTGCGCGAGACGGTCGCGGGCTGGAGTCTCAGCCACGCGGGGATGGCGCTGGGGCAAGTCACCGTATCGCTGGGGGTGGCGTCCCTGAGGGTCCACGCGCCTGCCCCGGAGGGCTTGCCCCGCGCGGCGGACGAGGCCCTCTACGCCGCGAAGGCCGGGGGGCGCAACCGGGTCATGGTGGCCCGTGGGCTGGAGGTCAGCCCGCTCGGGGTATTCGCGCACTGAAGGCGACTTGTACGGTTGCCGTCCAATCCGTGCCCAAGCTGGGAGAGCGCTGACAGGGAAACTCCTCTCCCGGAAACGGTCGTGTTGCTGCCGGCTCTGCTGGGCCGCCTCGCAAGTCTG
It includes:
- a CDS encoding acyl-CoA dehydrogenase family protein, whose product is MLPTTALPADLEAVTARAEAAIRAHADACEAAGDVTPEAGAALRASGYTRLTLPREAGGLGATLEQYAEAQRRLGEAGAALALVLAMHTHVVGAAFQGRTLPEPMLTALAGASVEGRLVNALASEPELGSPSRGGLPRTAAVPDGDGWRVTGRKTWATGARGLGLAVVSAATPAGEVARLLVPMDAPGVAVEPTWVGALALRGSGSHDVTFDGVWVAAEHVAPPTPTHPASSAWFWTALAATYLGVGFAALETLTAYARERVPTALGAPIATLPRVQETVGRMAAELTASRALLTEAARAWDAAPGPEAVPLLGAAKVHATNAAVAAGDLAVRTAGGAALLPTLGLERLLRDARAGLTHPPADEVGYGGLGAARLGVEARR
- a CDS encoding sensor domain-containing diguanylate cyclase, encoding MRLAPLLLLPQLPVWILLAVAGVQLSAAVDARTQATAEAAHSREQLSRMEAALRLTLDLETGVRGYVITGQSAFLTPYREATAVLPGVLATLREGTAAQPTPDRPAQLARLSRIETLLERWQARVGRPEIAVRGRSAQEAAALVARGTGKRLIDAVRAEAAAFTRTEGTRLREQEAAALARLQDLRRTLLEYGTAVIALSVLSGLLASALISRSYRRVSLAAERLARGEGGVRLSDRGPQEVRSLSAAFNRMSEQLGAAQQEAQGRAADLAAQNARMGALGDLSDWLQAARGLEEGGQILARALPTLLPGTRGSLATHNASRNLLVPLLTWGEEVASGGAPDGCWALRRGETRWPQDSGFAPACLAGPGGGGYVCVPLFSHGETLGILRVRPEADGHPLPADLRETLPAVARQVALALAGLRLQERLHQQAIRDPLTGLFNRRHLEDALASAGAHAAATDEPLSLIALDVDHFKRFNDTFGHEAGDAVLVRVGAALRDLAPPSAVPARPGGEEFTLLLPGLDTGAAAALAERLRETVAGWSLSHAGMALGQVTVSLGVASLRVHAPAPEGLPRAADEALYAAKAGGRNRVMVARGLEVSPLGVFAH
- the trpB gene encoding tryptophan synthase subunit beta → MSMFLPAYPQPDARGRFGRFGGRYVPETLIPALDELEEAYLDAKRDPEFLNELERLLREFVGRPSPLYLAQRLTEHAGGAKIYLKREDLNHTGAHKINNCLAQALLAVRMGKRRVIAETGAGQHGVASATAAALLGLECIVYMGAEDIRRQALNVFRMKLLGAEVREVTSGTATLKDATNEAIRDWVTNVRDTFYILGSVVGPHPYPAMVRDFQAVIGEEVKVQLEAVEGRPAPDAVVACVGGGSNAIGIFAPYAYLPEEERPRLIGTEAAGEGVESGKHAASVAGGRIGVLHGSMMYLLNDDEGQIVAAHSVSAGLDYPGIGPEHCHYSETGVAEYVPVTDAQALEALQLLTRLEGIIPALESAHAIYHAVQLAPELGPDGIIVVNLSGRGDKDVAEVMRLLEQERDAGLLDRDPEQLIAEVLA
- the trpA gene encoding tryptophan synthase subunit alpha translates to MTATLTRGAERLHAAFAGAKAENRAAFIPFMTGGFPSAAGFPAVADALLAHADILEVGIPYSDPLGDGPTIQRASEQALAGGTSTRRTLALIRDLRARHGTPIVVMTYVNPIYAVGPREFMRLAQEAGVDGLILPDLPPDQDLEIADLAAEHGLAVTFLIAPTSTPERVKLVAEACTGFLYAVSVTGVTGTREGSALSEVPAMLVLARQHARVPVAVGFGVKDAATARQVASVADGVVVGSAFIHAVRDGQDVGALAAEIAAGCGR
- the gluQRS gene encoding tRNA glutamyl-Q(34) synthetase GluQRS, which translates into the protein MPDFPAPTVGRFAPSPTGAMHLGNARTALLAWLHSRALGGRHLLRFEDLDTGRVRPWAFGVTRRDLEWLGLDWDAEYVQSQRLDVYADALARLTAAGETYPCTCTRREIAQAIQESAGAPHGTEPVYPGLCRTHPPDPGRPAARRWRVPDQTVCVRDAFTGETLCQHLPTEVGDFVLRRNDGVYAYHLAVVVDDAATGVTDVVRGLDLWTATPRQVALQRALGFLTPRYLHVPLMTDFRGERLAKRGGAPPVQALREEGEEAGRVLATLARSLGWEVPETVTARELLPLWRRTLEEAGWSLSSQS
- a CDS encoding MDR family oxidoreductase; this translates as MSQPILPNTFRALRAVKDDAGVRAEFQTLTPDDLPPGDTVVRVTHSSLNYKDGLAVAGRPGVLKAYPMTPGIDLAGEVVSDETGTYVPGQGVLLTGWGIGERQDGGYAEYARVRSEWLVPLPPGTDAHWAMSVGTAGFTAMLAVMALEEHGVTPDRGEVLVTGAAGGVGSTAVTLLAAAGFTVTASTGRVQEEGYLRSLGAANVIGRDEVPALKRPLEKERWAGVVDSVGGETLAGAIAATRTHGAVAACGLAGGSGLSTTVFPFILRGVALLGIDSVTCPMPRRQAAWERLARDLPAARLADVTQVRSLSDVPALAERILAGQVRGRTVIAVTQQKIG